GTTGGTACCTGACCAAGATGCAAGAGCATTAAAGGTCCATATTTCTTAGAAAGAGTCCTGAAAGACCTGTAAGGAAGTGCACTTAGCTGGTGAAGGTTTCCAATGATGGGCAGCTTTGGTGGGGATGGAGGTGGATTGAGTTTGCTGCtgctttttttgggttttgatAGAATCAGAATAGAGATTAGGATAAGAGAACAGAAAAAGAAGGGATTAGACAGAGCTGTTTTTCCTTGCTGTTGCCAACGTTCTTGGAGAAAGGTTATTGGGTTCATTTCCACTTTGAGGATTGATTTCAGATACTGAGTTTTTAAAGAAGTGATCTGCTCATcaataaagaagaataaaacaaaacaaaacaatacAAAATGTTAAGCAAATTGGTATAGCTGGCtccttttttaatttctttttttttttttttgttttgtcctTTTACTTTCAATAATATGATATTACCAATTGTTCAAATGATATTCCACATTCCTTTCTCACAAGGTGACACTCTGTCTTCTTACAATCTTTTGTTTCATgtgatttcttcttttctaatatcCGCAGGATGCGATTTCTTTTCTAACAGAGCTAAGTAATGAGAACTCGAGTAGTGGGAGGTAGTTACGGCGAAGATCAAGCAGAATAGAAGGTTTTACCCTGTACATAAAATTGGCAACAAAACCAACATCAAGCAAGAAAAGATGAATATCAAGGATGTCCCACAACCCAAACAggatttttcttaattatagcAAAGGTATATGCCTGGCTCATGTCCATGTCCATGTCCTCTCTATTTGCACCATCAGGCAACTCCCAATCAAAACCAGTAGAGCAGGTTAGCCATTACATATTCCACTTTTGCCATTATGGAAATGACATTCGAGGGAAAACCTTTTCTCCAatgctaaaagaaaatgatatttgTTTGTGTTCTGTTCTCCTCCATTAGTAGATTCATCATCTGAAGAATTACTAAGGAATCTTCCTGGAAGAACCTCCTCAGGCCTGTCCATAAACTGGGATCCCATTGAATTGGCCATGTATATATTGTCCAACACCCTTAATCTTCTTccagaaaaatcaatataattaagctTTCGCTTCCTCaaatttaaattggaattaaatatcaaatttgtttatttattaatactcTTTTGAGGGATAAGTTCCTGCAATATTGTGATAGTCATGACTCATAAGGATGTCACTGATATTAACTGCATCTCCATTAACACTTGAAAGGCGCAGCTTGTCAAGAATATTTGTAAGGATGAAACTACAAATCTGAACATTATTAGGCCaggaaaatttataaaagaattccTCGTAAGTTGCTGAATAACAAAAACATAAAtcctataaataatttatttaatgttagCAATAcataaatactatatttgctttaattcataaaatatactatatttattttatcaaataaaacaaccatatattttttttcttttactattcttctaatatttttttttattgtttattgtgTTTTCTCTTTATTCAACATGTTTCATGACTTGAAATAATGTTTTCAGAATTCGTAATTCACTTGATAAGTTAACAtgttttgattaaaatttacttTAGTTGATAAACTTATTGACTTTGTAGTAAAGGCTAATTTCTAAAGTTATTTTGacttataaagataaaaagagaaagaaggtTACCAAATAAGaactctaaaaataataactaatgagGTAAAAgagatttaatattataatagatacaaaaataaatttgatacaTTTTTAGCATGGCGGTgctttctattatttttattgacttTATTCACTTGACTTTTATAAAAGGATAAAAtgttatttcaaaatttaatctGATCTTGAAAAAAAGTGCGAAAAAAATACATCAATATTGTAATGTCACacttattttttctctttcaacttttcttttctttcaagtaCTTAAGGTTTATGTTTAAAATTGGCTTTTGCCACCAGCAACCAACCCTATAGTTTCAATTatgtttgttttttatttatttattgttttctctGTTCAAGTAAAGTCTTTGTTTATAGATTTTATCTTAATGTTGTTTTGTATTGGATTTATTGATGGCCTGTTGTTCTTTTAATGCAAGATTTTATGATTGTGGCCTCTAAATGGCCAGATGGCGCCTCTCTAGCTCTTAGTGTCTTATGGGTGTCTGTTATCTAGCGGATGTAGGTGAGGAAGAGAAAGAATTGCTGCTTTCTTAATTGCGATGAGTGTAAAGAAAAAATCCAATCTTGGTCTGGCTTTTTTGTCGATCCCCTATCATTCATACTAAAAAGCAACGAATTTCTTGTGTTATTAGGAGCCTATTTGTGTTGCTGTAAGTTACCAGTGGATATGCGTTCAAGCAAGTAACCTTATTCTTTTGAGCTTTTGGCTAAAGGTCTAGTGGCTCCTCATGGCTCGGGTGATTAGGTTCTTGTTGGCCTTGATGGTAGTATCTGAGTTGAAGAATACGGGTTTGTTTGGTAAAAGAGAGGTTATGCATAAACCTTTTAGCATTGTCTCATGCATTATAGGCCTCAGAGCCGATTTTATTGTGGGTTTTAAGCCCATTCTTTTGAGTTTAATGGCTTTATGCGCAGAAAGCCTAAGTTCGTAACACAGGgatctcttttaatttttctttttttaaaatgggTAAAATTGCATTTATGTACCAATTAATTCATTAAGGGTTGCACCCATCAAATTTTATTGGGCTTTAAAGCTCGAGATGGGCTCTgcttttttatcaatttcaacTATGTTTACTGCCTTCTTCGAGCGAAATTTGCGTGACGACGAAGCGAAAGTCACCGCCAAATACGTGTCTTTCGACTAACGAATAAACGCAGCTTCCTGCCTTTATTGTCGCAAGGACAAAGCTGTCCCTGCCCACCCACCTTTTAATTCTGCATACGCTCTCTCAACAACAGGGACAGAATTGTAATTCAACAACAGTTTGAAGCTCCCTCAATCTCTTGCTTATCATCATCAAACGCCTATCTCTATCTGAAACAATCCTCAAATTCTCTGTTTTGTTTAGATCGTTTGATTTGATCAAGTCATCAATGGCGACTCTCTCCGCTTACTCTTCTCCTCCATGGCCAAATCCAAACCCAAACCCTAACCTTCTATCTCCACAAAACGAAGTCGTTGAAGGACTTGACTCACCGCCACCCCCACCCCCACCGCCACCAGAGTCGCAATCCCAATCATACGAGACTCTTTCTTCAATTATGCCCCAAGATCACTGCATCCCCGATCACTCGGACCCTAATCCTAATTATCATCACCACGCTCGACCAGCGGCTGACTCATCAACTACCTCTCCGCCTTCTTCGCCGCCCATTTCATTACTACACCTCTCATTTAACCAAGATTTCGGCTGTTTCGCAGCGGGCACGGACCATGGGTTTCGAATCTACAACTGCGACCCGTTTAGAGAGATCTTCCGGCGTGATTTCGATCGCGGCGGCGGCGGCGGAATCGGTGTCGTAGAGATGCTATTTCGTTGTAATATATTAGCTCTTGTTGGCGGTGGCTCAGAGCCTCAGTATCCTCCTAATAAGGTGATGATTTGGGATGATCATCAAAGCAGATGCATCGGCGAGCTGTCATTTAGGTCAGAGGTCAGATCGGTGAAGCTAAGAAGGGACAGGATTATCGTGGTTCTTGAACAGAAGATTTTTGTGTATAATTTCGCGGATTTAAAGCTTTTGCACCAGATTGAGACAATTGCAAACCCTAAAGGGCTCTGTGCAGTGTCGCATGGTGCGGGTTCTTTGGTTTTGGTGTGTCCTGGATTACA
The Ricinus communis isolate WT05 ecotype wild-type chromosome 1, ASM1957865v1, whole genome shotgun sequence DNA segment above includes these coding regions:
- the LOC8271739 gene encoding autophagy-related protein 18a, producing MATLSAYSSPPWPNPNPNPNLLSPQNEVVEGLDSPPPPPPPPPESQSQSYETLSSIMPQDHCIPDHSDPNPNYHHHARPAADSSTTSPPSSPPISLLHLSFNQDFGCFAAGTDHGFRIYNCDPFREIFRRDFDRGGGGGIGVVEMLFRCNILALVGGGSEPQYPPNKVMIWDDHQSRCIGELSFRSEVRSVKLRRDRIIVVLEQKIFVYNFADLKLLHQIETIANPKGLCAVSHGAGSLVLVCPGLQKGQVRVEHYASKRTKFIMAHDSRIACFALTQDGQLLATASTKGTLVRVFNTADGSLLQEVRRGADRAEIYSVAFSSTAQWLAVSSDKGTVHVFSLKTTPGSLGTDRSRNTTDPNVGVSSPTSSLSFFKGVLPKYFSSEWSVAQFRLVEGSHYIVAFGHQKNTVVILGLDGSFYRCQFDPVNGGEMSQLEFHNFLKPEAAF